Sequence from the Streptomyces mobaraensis NBRC 13819 = DSM 40847 genome:
AGCGGTGCGGTTCATCGGCCCTCCTCCGACGGCCCGGACGGCGCGGCGGGGTGGGCGGCCCACTCCAGCAGGCCCAGGAAGGCCCGGTTCAGCAGCGCCGAGTCGGCCGGCCGCAGCGGGCGCTGGGCCATCAGCAGGGCCTGCCCGTACAGGGCCTCCGCGGCGGTGCCCGCGAGGTCGCGGTCGCGGTCCGCGAGCGCGCCCACGCGCCGGACCAGGGGGCTGAGGTGGTTGAGGACCAGCCGGGCGCGCGGGGCCTCGTCCCGCAGCGACCCCAGGATGGACGACCACAGGTCGTCGGCCTTCGACTCCTCCTCGGCGCGGGCCCGTTCGTGCCGCGCCGCGCGGTCGTCCAGATGCAGCGCGGGCACGGTGACCGGCAGGAAGGACCGGAGCACCACGTCGCACCCGAGCGCGTCCAGCCGCGCCCGCGCCGCCGCCAGGAAGTCGGCCAGCGCCAGCTCGTCACCCGGCTCCACGTGGTCGAGGTGCGCGGTGACCGTCTCCGCGTCCAGCTCGGCGACCGTGGTGCCCGGGCGCACCCGGGGCAGCATCTCCACCAGTTCGCCGTCGAAGGTGTAGCCGCCGTTGACCACGCCGACGCCCTGGGCCGCGGCGATCGGCGCGACCTGGCGGAACTCCTCGACGGTCCGGGTGAAGTGGACCGTCCGGTGCCGCTGCGCGAACTCCTCCAGCGTCAGCTGCCCGTCACTGGTCTCGAACGGCAGCCACGGCAGCATCGTGCGCAGCATGTCCGCGTCGTGCCGCGCCAGCGACTTGACGCCCACGTGGTGGACGGACAGGAACTGCCGCAGCCGCTCCTGGTCGCCCGCCGCCAGCTCGGCGAGCCAGTCGCGGATCCGCTCCCCGAGGGCCTCCCGGACGGCGGCCAGCCGGTCGTCGTCGTACAGGCTCTCGCGCGAGGCGGTGGGCCGCAGGCTGTCGGTGTCGACGACGCAGCGGACGAAGAACGCCCACTCGGGCAGGAGCTCGTCGGCGCGGTCGGTGAGCAGCATGCCCTTCAGGTGCACGCGGTGCCCGCCGCGCCGCCCCGGACTGACCGCCTGCGGCAGGACGTA
This genomic interval carries:
- a CDS encoding HSP90 family protein, whose protein sequence is MTDDQIPHTFQVDLRGLVDLLSHHLYSSPKVYLRELLQNAVDAITARRAEQPGAPATVRLHADGGRLRVEDSGIGLTEADVHDLLATIGRSSKRDGLESARSEFLGQFGIGLLACFVVAEEIRVVSRSARTPGAPPVEWTARDDGSYTVRTLDDEARPEPGTTVYLAARRGSEDWLAEERVLALAKDFGSLLPHDVRVGDTPVTDRPPVWERAYPNPSARRVALARHCHELFGFSPLDAIELDVPVAGVRGVAYVLPQAVSPGRRGGHRVHLKGMLLTDRADELLPEWAFFVRCVVDTDSLRPTASRESLYDDDRLAAVREALGERIRDWLAELAAGDQERLRQFLSVHHVGVKSLARHDADMLRTMLPWLPFETSDGQLTLEEFAQRHRTVHFTRTVEEFRQVAPIAAAQGVGVVNGGYTFDGELVEMLPRVRPGTTVAELDAETVTAHLDHVEPGDELALADFLAAARARLDALGCDVVLRSFLPVTVPALHLDDRAARHERARAEEESKADDLWSSILGSLRDEAPRARLVLNHLSPLVRRVGALADRDRDLAGTAAEALYGQALLMAQRPLRPADSALLNRAFLGLLEWAAHPAAPSGPSEEGR